In Limisalsivibrio acetivorans, one genomic interval encodes:
- a CDS encoding efflux RND transporter permease subunit: MDLVKLAITKPVMITVGVILILIFGLLGLSNMPYQLSPSVVKPEITVTTTWQGATPYEVESEIIEEQEETLKGIPGLIEMESTAYNSMGEISLKFRLGTDLDNALLRVSNKINEVPSYPQNVDKPVISATGAATSPVIWMILKPLENAETQHIDTYRTFFEDEVKQNLERVTGVADLFVFGGTETQMEISVFPEKLAAYGLTFDDVIRTIQAENQNTSAGTLGLSRKNYRIRTVAEYGSVVDIENVVLLSDGQQRVFLKDVADVALDYEINDNAMLHNGEEGIVTGVEPEPGTNVLALTDKMEAVVKGLNGGILKENGLYLDWVYDQRPYINSAIDLVKQNILIGGILAVIVLLTFLRSLTSTVIVATAIPISVIGTFMFMNFFGRNINVVSLAGISFAVGMLVDNAIVVLENIDRHRNMGKTAFKASYDGAKEVWGAVFASTTTTIAVFLPIVFLEEEAGQLFRDIAIAVTSAVIISFFVSVLVIPMLSNLILKHKKIKEKKDSKNPLVMLGKGFASLVLPLVKLCTLNWMTRIVTTIILVGFAFSSAYILMPKMEYLPEGNRNLILNIFVPPPGLSYEHRYDIGEELYEKTKPLMGQDHNGLPGVEQLFYVGADRIMITGAVSIHEDRAGELIPFFQKAITSFPGMYGVSMQASIFEQGIGEGRSINVDISGVNLQQISGAAGMMYGMISQMIPGSQIRPIPSIELTYPEVQVVPDREKLRAAGLNSSSLGTMVDVLMNGRTVGDFSREGSKKIDLVVQSANNVIETPEDIKNSLIATPAGGIVPIMSVADFQSTTGIPQIRHIERKRTTTLQVTPPKSMPIEEAMGIISQQAVPAVKSKGMLNGLEVNLSGTADKLVETKNALQWNFVLASVIIYLLMSALFGNFIYPLVIIFTIPLAASGGFIGLKLVNLTMGSQPMDILTMLGFVILIGVVVNNAILIVHQSLNNIRDHSMYYKDAVLEAVRTRLRPIYMSAFTSIFGMLPLVISTGSGSELYRGLGSVVLGGLALSTVLTIFLIPSLLMFVIKFEKTDKEEENA; encoded by the coding sequence ATGGATTTAGTTAAACTTGCGATAACAAAACCGGTTATGATCACCGTCGGGGTGATCCTGATACTGATATTCGGTCTGCTCGGATTGAGCAACATGCCCTATCAGCTCAGCCCCTCGGTGGTTAAGCCGGAGATAACCGTTACAACAACATGGCAGGGTGCAACACCCTACGAGGTGGAGAGCGAGATCATCGAGGAGCAGGAGGAGACCCTCAAGGGTATCCCGGGGCTTATCGAGATGGAATCCACCGCATACAACAGTATGGGTGAGATCTCCCTTAAGTTCCGCCTTGGAACGGATCTGGACAACGCCCTTCTGCGTGTTTCAAACAAGATCAATGAGGTTCCGAGCTATCCCCAGAACGTGGACAAGCCTGTCATCAGTGCCACCGGTGCGGCGACTTCCCCAGTTATATGGATGATTCTCAAACCTCTGGAAAATGCGGAAACACAGCATATCGATACATACAGAACATTCTTTGAGGACGAGGTTAAGCAGAATCTGGAGCGTGTTACCGGAGTGGCGGATCTTTTCGTCTTCGGTGGAACGGAAACCCAGATGGAGATATCCGTCTTCCCCGAAAAACTAGCCGCATACGGACTCACCTTCGATGATGTAATACGGACCATACAGGCGGAGAACCAGAACACCTCTGCCGGTACACTCGGTTTGAGCCGTAAAAACTACAGGATCCGTACGGTTGCGGAGTATGGCTCTGTGGTGGATATAGAGAATGTTGTCCTCCTCTCCGACGGTCAACAGAGGGTTTTCCTGAAGGATGTGGCCGATGTCGCCCTCGATTACGAGATCAATGACAACGCCATGCTCCACAACGGCGAAGAGGGTATCGTAACAGGTGTTGAGCCCGAGCCGGGCACAAACGTCCTCGCCCTCACCGATAAGATGGAGGCAGTGGTAAAGGGGCTGAACGGCGGCATACTCAAAGAAAATGGTCTTTACCTCGACTGGGTTTACGATCAGCGCCCCTACATAAACAGCGCCATCGACCTTGTTAAGCAGAATATCCTCATCGGAGGTATCCTCGCTGTCATAGTACTGCTAACCTTCCTCCGAAGCCTTACTTCAACGGTTATCGTTGCCACGGCGATACCGATTTCCGTTATCGGAACATTTATGTTCATGAATTTCTTCGGAAGGAACATCAACGTTGTGAGCCTTGCGGGGATCTCTTTTGCTGTGGGCATGCTTGTGGACAACGCCATCGTTGTTCTGGAGAATATCGACCGTCACAGGAACATGGGCAAAACAGCGTTCAAAGCATCCTACGACGGAGCAAAAGAGGTTTGGGGAGCTGTTTTTGCATCCACCACAACCACCATAGCTGTTTTCCTCCCCATCGTTTTCCTCGAGGAGGAAGCGGGACAGCTTTTCAGAGATATCGCCATCGCCGTTACCTCTGCGGTTATAATCAGCTTCTTTGTTTCTGTTCTGGTTATACCGATGCTGTCGAACCTGATACTGAAACATAAGAAGATAAAAGAGAAGAAGGATAGCAAAAACCCCCTTGTTATGCTTGGCAAAGGCTTTGCATCCCTCGTACTCCCGCTGGTTAAGCTCTGCACGCTTAACTGGATGACAAGGATAGTGACAACAATCATCCTCGTGGGATTCGCATTCTCCAGTGCTTATATACTGATGCCCAAGATGGAGTACCTTCCTGAGGGTAACCGTAACCTTATTCTGAACATCTTCGTTCCACCGCCAGGGCTCTCCTACGAGCATAGATACGACATCGGTGAAGAACTTTACGAAAAGACCAAACCCCTTATGGGACAGGACCACAACGGCCTCCCCGGCGTGGAACAGCTCTTCTATGTGGGAGCGGACAGGATTATGATCACCGGTGCTGTGAGCATACATGAAGACAGAGCGGGCGAGCTTATCCCCTTCTTCCAGAAGGCGATAACGAGCTTCCCCGGAATGTACGGCGTTTCTATGCAGGCGAGCATCTTTGAGCAGGGTATCGGCGAAGGACGAAGCATAAACGTAGATATAAGCGGTGTTAACCTCCAGCAGATATCCGGTGCGGCGGGCATGATGTACGGCATGATAAGCCAGATGATCCCTGGTTCACAGATACGCCCTATCCCTTCCATCGAGCTCACCTACCCCGAGGTTCAGGTTGTTCCCGACAGGGAAAAGCTGAGAGCGGCAGGGCTTAACTCCAGCTCCCTCGGCACAATGGTCGATGTTCTTATGAACGGAAGAACCGTCGGTGACTTCAGTCGTGAGGGGAGCAAGAAGATCGATCTTGTGGTTCAGTCCGCCAATAACGTAATAGAGACTCCCGAAGATATCAAAAACAGCCTCATCGCCACTCCTGCGGGGGGTATTGTGCCTATAATGAGCGTTGCAGACTTCCAGAGCACAACGGGTATTCCGCAGATACGTCACATCGAACGAAAGCGTACCACCACCCTGCAGGTAACCCCGCCGAAGAGCATGCCCATTGAGGAAGCTATGGGGATCATCTCCCAGCAGGCTGTCCCTGCGGTTAAATCCAAGGGGATGCTGAACGGACTTGAGGTAAACCTCAGCGGTACGGCGGATAAGCTTGTGGAGACCAAAAACGCACTGCAGTGGAACTTTGTACTGGCCTCTGTGATCATCTATCTGCTTATGTCCGCACTGTTCGGTAACTTCATATATCCGCTAGTGATCATCTTCACCATCCCGCTGGCCGCTTCGGGCGGATTCATTGGGCTTAAACTGGTGAATTTAACCATGGGCTCCCAGCCGATGGATATCCTTACGATGCTGGGCTTCGTTATCCTTATAGGAGTCGTGGTGAACAACGCTATTCTCATCGTGCACCAGTCTCTTAACAACATCAGGGACCACTCCATGTACTATAAGGACGCTGTTCTTGAAGCGGTGCGCACAAGGCTCAGACCGATATACATGAGTGCATTCACCAGTATCTTCGGTATGCTTCCCCTTGTTATCAGCACTGGTTCCGGCTCGGAGCTTTACAGGGGGCTGGGAAGTGTTGTTCTTGGTGGTTTGGCACTGTCGACGGTATTGACGATATTCCTTATTCCGTCTCTACTGATGTTTGTAATCAAATTTGAAAAAACCGATAAAGAGGAAGAAAATGCGTAG
- a CDS encoding efflux RND transporter periplasmic adaptor subunit, with product MKRTTAVLLTLLLAVISLSAFAEEKQEQKQQQQQPPANVVTAVVEKGLMSPTGEFVGTVYYPELSSVSSQSSGIAESISFKEGEEVKKGTVMVRLNDDLLRKSIEVERANLEYEKTRLEQYERDFNRVKSLYEQNSVSEQTFDDKKYAAAAQKKVVTAKEASLAKLMTELSQKSIEAPFTGTVVEKSVDRGEWINTGSMIGSLARTDYVDVIVNVTESVAGVVQSGMGVSLSIGGRSYKGEVETVVPRGDVKTRTFPVKINVTNDGTLIESMQAKVILPTGPSIEALIFPRDGITPAYGKTFAVAVVDGAAQQMPIEVVGYRDKMVGVKSPALQPGMRVVIEGNTRVRNGQPVKEKDGK from the coding sequence ATGAAGAGAACTACAGCCGTATTATTAACACTGCTTTTAGCAGTTATCTCTCTCAGCGCATTTGCAGAGGAGAAGCAGGAGCAGAAACAACAGCAGCAACAACCCCCCGCTAATGTGGTTACCGCAGTGGTGGAGAAGGGTCTGATGTCCCCCACTGGGGAGTTTGTTGGGACCGTATACTACCCCGAGCTCTCTTCCGTATCCTCCCAGAGCTCCGGCATCGCCGAGTCCATAAGCTTCAAGGAGGGGGAAGAGGTTAAGAAGGGAACCGTTATGGTGCGCCTTAATGATGATCTCCTACGTAAATCCATCGAAGTGGAGAGGGCTAATCTGGAGTATGAAAAAACCCGTCTTGAGCAGTATGAGCGGGACTTCAACAGGGTTAAGAGCCTTTATGAGCAGAACTCGGTTTCCGAGCAAACCTTCGACGATAAGAAATACGCCGCTGCCGCCCAGAAAAAGGTGGTAACCGCCAAGGAAGCCTCACTCGCAAAGCTAATGACCGAGCTTTCACAAAAGAGTATAGAGGCACCCTTCACAGGAACCGTCGTGGAGAAATCCGTGGACAGGGGTGAGTGGATAAACACTGGTAGCATGATAGGCTCCCTCGCGCGGACAGACTATGTCGATGTGATAGTAAACGTTACGGAATCCGTTGCAGGGGTTGTTCAGTCGGGCATGGGTGTTTCGCTCAGTATCGGCGGCAGAAGCTACAAAGGTGAGGTGGAAACCGTTGTTCCGAGAGGAGATGTCAAGACTCGTACATTCCCCGTTAAGATAAATGTAACCAATGACGGAACCCTCATTGAGAGCATGCAGGCAAAGGTTATACTCCCTACCGGCCCCAGTATAGAGGCGCTCATATTCCCCAGAGACGGAATCACACCCGCCTACGGCAAAACATTCGCCGTGGCCGTTGTTGACGGAGCCGCACAGCAGATGCCCATAGAGGTTGTGGGGTATAGGGATAAGATGGTTGGCGTTAAGTCACCCGCACTCCAGCCCGGCATGAGGGTTGTGATCGAAGGAAACACACGTGTGCGCAACGGTCAGCCTGTAAAGGAAAAAGACGGTAAATAA
- a CDS encoding TIGR00730 family Rossman fold protein, which produces MNLNSLQYLIDEMKVGDTWRIFKILAEFVDGFETLSKAGPCVSVFGSARVREGDYNYELARKVGRLFADEGIAVMTGGGPGIMEAANRGAYEKEGRSVGVNIELPFEQKPNPYTNISVSLNYFFVRKVMLVKYSKAFVIMPGGFGTMDEMFEALTLIQTRKIKPFPVILVGSDYWKGLRDWIEGRMLDEGFITEQDVDLVPVVDDPFEVVDIVRRFLDQNS; this is translated from the coding sequence ATGAATCTTAACAGCCTGCAGTATCTTATAGATGAGATGAAGGTGGGCGATACGTGGCGAATATTTAAGATACTCGCTGAATTTGTTGATGGTTTTGAAACCCTCTCCAAGGCAGGCCCCTGTGTAAGCGTTTTCGGCTCCGCCCGGGTGCGTGAGGGTGATTATAACTATGAGCTGGCGAGGAAAGTGGGCAGGCTTTTTGCCGATGAGGGTATAGCCGTTATGACAGGAGGCGGACCCGGTATAATGGAAGCCGCCAACAGGGGTGCCTACGAGAAGGAAGGGCGTTCTGTGGGTGTAAATATCGAGCTCCCCTTCGAGCAGAAACCCAATCCGTATACCAATATAAGTGTCTCGCTGAATTACTTCTTTGTCCGTAAGGTCATGCTTGTTAAGTACTCCAAAGCCTTCGTGATAATGCCCGGAGGTTTTGGAACCATGGATGAGATGTTCGAGGCACTAACCCTTATCCAGACAAGGAAGATAAAGCCTTTCCCCGTGATCCTTGTGGGTAGCGACTACTGGAAGGGCCTTCGCGACTGGATAGAGGGAAGAATGCTTGACGAAGGCTTCATAACTGAGCAGGATGTGGATCTGGTGCCTGTGGTGGACGACCCCTTTGAGGTTGTGGACATAGTACGCAGGTTTCTTGATCAAAATAGTTGA
- a CDS encoding histidinol phosphate phosphatase domain-containing protein: MFDLHTHTVFSDGSLIPAESARRARAAGYGGIAFTDHADDSNLLFILENLLRFKEQFNSQSPEFKVLAGVELTHILPASMDRLTQTARRNGADIVIVHGETLTEPVEPGTNIAAIDAGIDILAHPGLISPEEVKRAAKIGVNLEITTRRGHSITNGHVAKTALENGCSLVINNDFHAPGDSVSPEAAFNILMGAGLSSEEAGTVMKNNERIFKKALEDSIGS, encoded by the coding sequence ATGTTTGATCTTCATACACATACAGTTTTCAGCGATGGGTCGCTTATCCCCGCCGAATCGGCAAGAAGGGCTAGGGCAGCCGGATACGGAGGCATTGCGTTCACAGACCACGCCGATGATTCCAATCTGCTGTTTATCCTTGAGAATCTTCTTCGCTTTAAGGAGCAGTTTAACTCACAATCACCCGAGTTCAAGGTTCTTGCAGGTGTGGAGCTGACCCATATCCTCCCCGCATCAATGGACAGGCTCACCCAGACAGCAAGGCGTAATGGTGCGGATATTGTCATCGTCCATGGTGAAACTCTCACCGAGCCGGTGGAGCCGGGTACGAACATTGCGGCTATCGATGCAGGGATTGATATCCTTGCCCACCCCGGGCTCATATCACCGGAGGAAGTCAAAAGAGCGGCTAAAATCGGTGTGAACCTTGAGATAACCACGAGAAGGGGGCACAGCATAACTAATGGACATGTGGCTAAAACAGCTCTTGAAAACGGATGCAGTCTGGTGATAAATAACGACTTTCATGCTCCCGGCGATTCTGTTTCACCGGAAGCGGCGTTTAATATACTCATGGGCGCTGGCCTCTCCTCTGAGGAGGCAGGCACTGTGATGAAGAATAATGAAAGGATTTTTAAAAAAGCTTTGGAGGATTCAATTGGCAGCTAA